In the Leptotrichia sp. oral taxon 847 genome, one interval contains:
- a CDS encoding ABC transporter permease, producing the protein MKNILKFLVKRILMGIGTLWLVVTITFFLIHMLPGDPFQDEKAIPPAIKANLMAKYHLDKPLGIQYVEYLKSISTGDLGMSMKASGRTVNSMIKDGFPVSADLGARALIFALIVGIPLGIVAGLKRGKYQDKIAMLIAIVGISVPSFVLAGLLQKYFVDVHNRILINKLHLPLIKISLLGWTKPENKILPVISLGLYTIALVARLLRDKMIEVMGQDYIKLAIAKGVKPRDVVFKHALRNAILPVITIMGPTIAAVLTGSFVIERMFTIPGLGKYFVDSINDRDYTLILGVTVFYAIFLILIMIIMDIVYVLVDPKIKLGKGDNS; encoded by the coding sequence ATGAAAAATATTTTGAAATTTTTGGTTAAACGGATTTTGATGGGGATTGGGACCCTTTGGCTTGTCGTCACGATTACATTTTTTCTGATACATATGCTGCCAGGCGACCCGTTTCAAGATGAAAAAGCGATACCACCTGCAATTAAAGCAAATTTGATGGCAAAATATCATTTGGATAAACCTCTTGGCATTCAGTATGTGGAATATTTGAAAAGTATTTCAACTGGAGATTTGGGGATGTCTATGAAGGCGTCTGGAAGAACGGTGAACAGCATGATAAAGGATGGATTTCCAGTATCGGCTGATTTGGGAGCTAGGGCTTTGATTTTTGCACTTATAGTGGGAATTCCTTTGGGGATTGTAGCTGGGCTTAAGAGAGGAAAATATCAGGACAAAATTGCGATGCTCATTGCGATAGTTGGAATTTCAGTGCCAAGTTTTGTATTGGCAGGACTTTTGCAAAAATATTTTGTTGATGTTCACAACAGGATTTTGATAAATAAGCTTCATTTGCCACTTATAAAAATCTCACTTCTTGGCTGGACAAAGCCTGAGAATAAAATACTTCCTGTGATTTCTTTAGGGCTTTATACGATAGCACTTGTAGCGAGACTCTTGCGGGACAAGATGATAGAAGTGATGGGACAGGATTACATAAAACTTGCAATTGCAAAAGGTGTGAAACCACGGGATGTAGTTTTTAAACACGCTTTAAGAAATGCGATTTTGCCGGTTATTACGATAATGGGGCCTACGATTGCAGCGGTTCTTACAGGTTCATTTGTAATTGAGCGAATGTTTACAATTCCAGGACTTGGAAAATACTTTGTCGACAGTATAAATGACAGGGATTATACTTTAATCTTGGGAGTTACGGTATTTTATGCAATCTTTTTAATTTTAATTATGATAATTATGGACATTGTCTATGTTTTGGTGGACCCTAAAATTAAGCTTGGGAAAGGAGATAATAGTTAA
- a CDS encoding ABC transporter permease has translation MTQNIKNDNYLPKPEDFEIVGPDLAQSEVIYKPSLTFWQDGLRRFKKNKMALTFLVITIIFLFLAVFGQMLTKYTYNSNDLSSKFLNPMEGLKKGHYLGTDNLGRDLFARLSQGIRISMELAIVTAAICVVFGTIYGAISAYFGGIVDTIMTRFVEILMIIPSMIYIILLMVIMGNGIKTIIIAMSLTRWLNYSLLVRGEVLKIKENEFVLSSRSLGGNFWWITLKHLVPNTLSIIIIRLTTDIPNIIFTEAFLSFIGLGVPIPQASLGNLVYDGVSNINSHPYLFIIPSVVISLITLSFNIIGDALNDALNPKLRS, from the coding sequence ATGACACAGAATATAAAAAATGATAATTATTTGCCAAAACCTGAAGATTTTGAAATAGTGGGTCCAGATTTAGCGCAAAGTGAAGTTATTTACAAGCCAAGTTTAACTTTTTGGCAAGATGGACTAAGAAGATTTAAAAAAAATAAAATGGCGCTTACATTTTTAGTGATAACTATAATCTTTTTATTTTTAGCAGTATTTGGACAGATGTTGACAAAGTATACCTATAACAGCAACGACTTATCTTCAAAGTTTTTAAATCCAATGGAAGGGCTAAAAAAGGGGCATTATTTGGGAACGGATAATTTGGGACGAGATTTATTTGCAAGACTTTCGCAGGGAATTAGGATTTCTATGGAACTTGCGATTGTAACCGCTGCTATATGTGTTGTTTTTGGGACAATTTATGGAGCAATTTCAGCATATTTTGGAGGAATTGTAGATACAATTATGACAAGATTTGTGGAAATTTTGATGATTATTCCTTCTATGATTTATATAATTTTACTTATGGTAATTATGGGAAATGGGATAAAGACAATAATTATAGCGATGTCGCTTACAAGATGGTTAAACTATTCACTGCTAGTTCGGGGAGAAGTTTTGAAAATAAAGGAAAATGAATTTGTGCTGTCTTCAAGATCACTTGGGGGAAATTTTTGGTGGATAACGCTAAAACATTTGGTGCCAAATACGCTTAGCATAATTATAATAAGACTTACGACGGATATACCAAATATTATTTTTACGGAGGCATTTTTGAGCTTTATTGGACTTGGAGTGCCAATTCCACAGGCTTCGCTTGGAAATTTAGTATATGATGGGGTGTCCAACATAAATTCACATCCGTATTTATTTATTATTCCGTCCGTTGTAATTTCACTTATTACATTGTCGTTTAATATTATAGGAGATGCACTAAACGATGCACTAAATCCTAAATTGAGAAGTTAA
- a CDS encoding ABC transporter ATP-binding protein → MEKNLLEVKDLSVSFNTYAGEVQALRGISFSVARGETLAIVGESGSGKSVTVQTIMKLIQMPPGEIKSGQILFNGEDLITISDEKMSKLRGGKIGMIFQDPMTSLNPTIKIGKQIMEGILIHKKVGKAEAKKRAIEMLKKVGIPKPEERFHQYPHEFSGGMRQRVVIAIALACEPDLLICDEPTTALDVTIQAQILDLINEIKKELNIAVILITHDLGVVAQTADRVVVMYAGEKLEEAPVRELFKNPKHPYTWGLLKSLPRLDMNSNERLTSIPGTPPDLLNPPKGDPFAARSEYAMKIDYERKPPMIDVGGGHFVKSWLYVKGAPKIEFLKDEKND, encoded by the coding sequence ATGGAAAAAAATTTATTGGAAGTAAAAGATTTAAGTGTTTCTTTTAATACTTACGCAGGAGAAGTTCAGGCACTTCGAGGAATAAGTTTTTCTGTTGCAAGAGGAGAAACCTTGGCGATTGTCGGGGAGTCTGGAAGTGGGAAATCGGTTACGGTCCAGACGATTATGAAGCTTATTCAGATGCCGCCAGGAGAAATAAAATCGGGACAAATTTTATTTAATGGAGAAGATTTAATAACTATAAGCGATGAGAAAATGTCAAAACTTCGAGGTGGAAAAATCGGGATGATATTTCAAGATCCGATGACTTCGTTAAATCCGACAATAAAAATTGGAAAACAGATTATGGAAGGAATTTTGATTCACAAAAAAGTCGGAAAAGCCGAAGCAAAAAAAAGAGCTATTGAAATGCTTAAAAAAGTTGGAATTCCAAAGCCTGAAGAGAGATTTCATCAGTATCCGCATGAATTTTCAGGAGGAATGCGGCAAAGAGTTGTAATTGCAATCGCTCTTGCGTGTGAGCCAGACTTACTTATCTGTGACGAGCCAACAACGGCGTTAGATGTTACAATTCAAGCGCAGATACTGGATTTGATAAATGAAATAAAAAAAGAATTAAATATAGCAGTTATTCTTATAACTCACGATTTGGGAGTTGTGGCGCAGACGGCGGATAGAGTTGTCGTTATGTACGCGGGAGAAAAATTGGAAGAGGCGCCAGTCAGAGAATTATTTAAAAATCCAAAGCATCCTTACACTTGGGGACTGTTAAAATCACTTCCAAGACTGGATATGAACTCAAATGAAAGACTTACTTCAATTCCTGGTACACCGCCAGATTTACTAAATCCACCAAAAGGAGATCCGTTTGCGGCTCGTTCTGAATATGCGATGAAAATTGACTACGAAAGAAAGCCGCCTATGATTGATGTAGGGGGCGGACATTTTGTGAAATCGTGGCTGTACGTCAAAGGAGCTCCTAAAATTGAATTTTTAAAAGATGAAAAAAATGACTAG
- a CDS encoding ABC transporter ATP-binding protein, with protein MEKIIEMKNLKKYFPMKKRTVLKAVDNVTMDIYKGEILSLVGESGSGKTTLGRTISRLYKKTNGEILYNGKSVEDYSLKDFTKEIQMIFQDPQASLNPRMTVGDIVAEGIDIHKLVSSRQERMEKVYSLLELVGLNREHASRFPHEFSGGQRQRIGIARALAVNPSVLVCDEPISALDVSIQAQVVNLLKDLQKERNLTMLFIAHDLSMVKYISDRVAVMYRGKVVELGTPDAVYGDPVHSYTKSLISAVPIADPDYKKTETIDMDESYLRSPIGNVSEINEVPSEPELTEYRPGHFVETAFLREKNLI; from the coding sequence ATGGAAAAAATAATAGAGATGAAAAATTTAAAAAAATATTTTCCAATGAAAAAAAGAACTGTGCTAAAAGCGGTTGACAATGTTACAATGGATATTTACAAAGGAGAAATCCTAAGTCTTGTGGGAGAGTCTGGAAGTGGGAAGACAACGCTTGGAAGAACGATTAGTAGACTTTACAAAAAGACGAACGGAGAGATTTTGTATAATGGAAAATCTGTGGAGGATTACAGCTTAAAAGATTTCACAAAAGAGATTCAGATGATATTTCAAGATCCGCAGGCGTCGCTAAATCCTCGAATGACAGTGGGAGATATAGTCGCCGAAGGAATTGACATTCATAAACTTGTAAGTTCAAGGCAGGAGAGAATGGAAAAAGTGTACAGTTTGCTGGAATTGGTTGGATTAAACAGGGAACACGCCAGTCGTTTTCCACACGAATTTTCTGGAGGACAACGGCAAAGAATTGGGATTGCTAGGGCACTTGCTGTAAATCCAAGTGTTTTGGTGTGCGATGAGCCAATTTCGGCACTAGATGTGTCAATTCAAGCGCAAGTTGTAAATTTATTAAAGGATTTGCAAAAAGAGAGAAACTTGACTATGCTGTTTATTGCGCATGATTTGTCGATGGTAAAATATATTTCAGATAGAGTGGCAGTTATGTATCGGGGAAAAGTTGTGGAACTTGGGACACCTGACGCAGTTTATGGAGATCCTGTTCACAGTTATACAAAATCGTTGATTTCTGCCGTACCAATTGCAGATCCAGATTATAAAAAGACTGAAACAATTGACATGGACGAATCGTATTTGCGAAGTCCAATTGGAAATGTGTCTGAAATTAATGAAGTTCCAAGTGAACCGGAGCTTACAGAATATAGACCGGGACATTTTGTGGAAACGGCATTTTTGAGAGAAAAAAATTTGATTTAA